A stretch of Halomonas elongata DSM 2581 DNA encodes these proteins:
- a CDS encoding M48 family metallopeptidase, protein MRWMHYLALGALGVSLAACTTSPTGRSQMLLMSESDLSQMGAQAFAQYQQELPTVGGAQLNYVQCVTNDIVAVLPPEQRDQNWQVKVFESEDANAFALPGGYVGVNTGLLDIATNQDQLASVIGHEIGHVLAHHANERASTQSATQLGMSVVGTALGANGVAGSDQIMAAMGMGAQYGVMLPFSRSHESEADKIGLQLMAEAGFDPRASIELWHNMNATGGGQPPEWMSTHPSHGHRIDGLQANMDAALAQYQRARQAGRRPNCQ, encoded by the coding sequence ATGCGCTGGATGCACTACCTCGCCCTGGGAGCGCTCGGCGTGTCCCTGGCGGCCTGTACCACCTCGCCGACCGGTCGCTCACAGATGCTGCTGATGAGCGAAAGCGACCTCAGTCAGATGGGCGCCCAGGCCTTTGCCCAGTATCAACAAGAGTTGCCGACGGTCGGGGGAGCTCAACTGAATTATGTGCAGTGCGTCACCAATGACATCGTGGCGGTATTGCCTCCCGAGCAGCGTGACCAGAACTGGCAGGTCAAGGTCTTCGAGTCCGAAGATGCCAACGCCTTCGCCCTGCCGGGCGGCTATGTCGGCGTGAACACCGGCCTGCTCGACATCGCCACCAATCAGGACCAGCTGGCCAGCGTCATTGGCCACGAGATCGGCCATGTGCTGGCTCACCACGCCAACGAGCGCGCTTCCACCCAGAGCGCCACCCAGCTCGGCATGTCGGTCGTCGGCACGGCACTGGGAGCCAATGGCGTGGCCGGCAGCGATCAGATCATGGCGGCCATGGGCATGGGCGCCCAGTACGGCGTGATGCTGCCCTTCTCGCGCAGCCACGAGAGCGAAGCCGACAAGATCGGCCTGCAGCTGATGGCCGAGGCCGGCTTCGACCCCCGCGCCAGCATCGAGCTATGGCACAACATGAACGCCACCGGCGGAGGCCAGCCGCCCGAGTGGATGTCCACCCACCCCAGCCATGGCCACCGCATCGACGGCCTGCAGGCCAACATGGACGCGGCCCTGGCTCAGTATCAGCGGGCCCGGCAGGCCGGTCGCCGCCCCAATTGCCAATAG
- a CDS encoding ATP-binding protein, translating into MDDELARRLLGVLERVEPWLPPTPVEVDWNRDVAALWQRHMLGGHLTPVPPRDALRLDDLLGIERQKQALVDNTRAFLRGYPANHALLWGARGGGKSSLVRALLNDLAGEGLRLVQVDRHDLAGLPVLVERLRREPHRFVVYCDDLSFEGHDDAYKALKSVLDGTLTGPPENVLLYATSNRRHLLPESMSDNDDSRLVGEELHHGDAVEEKISLSDRFGLWLGFRPFDQATYLEACAHWVNWLGDDGDWNDEARGEAIRYATLRGGRSGRVAWQFACQWVGRLRLEA; encoded by the coding sequence ATGGACGATGAACTGGCCAGGCGTCTGCTCGGCGTGCTGGAGCGTGTGGAGCCCTGGCTGCCGCCGACGCCGGTGGAGGTCGACTGGAACCGCGATGTGGCGGCCCTCTGGCAGCGGCACATGCTGGGCGGCCACCTGACCCCGGTACCGCCCCGGGATGCGCTGCGCCTGGACGATCTGCTGGGTATCGAACGCCAGAAGCAGGCCCTGGTCGACAATACCCGAGCCTTCCTGCGGGGTTATCCTGCCAACCATGCCCTGCTGTGGGGCGCTCGGGGTGGCGGCAAGTCGTCGCTGGTGCGGGCGCTGCTCAATGATCTGGCCGGGGAAGGGCTGCGGCTGGTGCAGGTGGATCGTCATGACCTGGCCGGACTGCCGGTGCTGGTCGAACGGCTGCGTCGCGAACCCCACCGCTTCGTGGTCTATTGCGACGATCTGTCCTTCGAGGGGCATGACGACGCCTACAAGGCCCTGAAGAGCGTGCTCGACGGTACCCTGACCGGGCCGCCCGAGAATGTCCTGCTGTATGCCACTTCGAACCGGCGCCACCTGCTGCCGGAGTCGATGAGCGACAATGACGACTCCCGGCTGGTGGGCGAGGAACTGCATCACGGCGATGCCGTGGAAGAGAAGATCTCGCTGTCGGACCGCTTCGGGCTCTGGCTGGGCTTCCGGCCCTTCGACCAGGCGACCTATCTGGAAGCCTGCGCCCACTGGGTGAACTGGCTGGGCGACGACGGTGACTGGAACGATGAGGCCCGCGGCGAGGCGATTCGCTATGCGACCCTGCGTGGAGGGCGCAGCGGTCGGGTGGCGTGGCAGTTCGCCTGCCAGTGGGTCGGGCGTTTGCGCCTCGAGGCGTGA
- the der gene encoding ribosome biogenesis GTPase Der: MNPVIALVGRPNVGKSTLFNRLTRSRDALVADFPGLTRDRKYGNGMLGGKAYTVIDTGGISGDEEGIDAAMAEQSLQAIDEADIVLFMVDGRSGLNVADEAIANHLRVNQKKTWLVVNKTDGLEEHSAMADFWQLGIGEPRSIAAAHGRNVTSLIEEVLDPFPERDPDIPADTGASGIHIGVIGRPNVGKSTLVNRLLGEDRVVVFDEAGTTRDAIEIPFERRGKPYVLVDTAGVRRRKNVREVAEKFSIIKTLEAIKECHVAVMVLDARSGLVEQDLHLLDYVLTSGRALVLAVNKWDGLEHEAKEKMRAEIKRRLGFADYAELHFISALHGTAVGDLYPSIERAFESANSHWSTNRLTNILRDAVEQHQPPMIHGRRIKLRMAHQGGTNPPIIVVHGNQTDSLPEAYKRYLTNTFRKVLKVRGTPMRFEFRSGKNPYDNMAGANDREKAKKRELDRTRSARRDRR; encoded by the coding sequence ATGAATCCCGTGATCGCCCTGGTCGGGCGCCCCAATGTGGGCAAATCGACCCTGTTCAACCGCCTGACCCGCTCGCGCGATGCGCTGGTGGCCGACTTCCCCGGCCTGACCCGGGATCGCAAGTACGGCAACGGCATGCTCGGCGGCAAGGCCTATACGGTCATCGACACCGGCGGCATCAGCGGCGACGAGGAAGGCATCGACGCCGCCATGGCCGAGCAGTCGCTGCAGGCCATCGACGAGGCCGACATCGTGCTGTTCATGGTCGATGGGCGCAGCGGCCTGAACGTCGCCGACGAAGCCATCGCCAACCACCTGCGCGTCAACCAGAAGAAGACCTGGCTGGTCGTCAACAAGACCGACGGCCTCGAGGAACATTCGGCCATGGCCGACTTCTGGCAGCTCGGCATCGGCGAGCCGCGCTCCATCGCCGCCGCCCATGGCCGCAACGTCACCTCGCTGATCGAGGAAGTGCTCGACCCCTTCCCCGAGCGCGACCCGGACATCCCCGCCGACACCGGCGCCTCGGGCATCCACATCGGGGTGATCGGTCGCCCCAATGTGGGCAAGTCGACCCTGGTCAACCGGTTGCTCGGCGAGGATCGCGTGGTGGTCTTCGACGAGGCGGGAACCACCCGCGACGCCATCGAAATCCCCTTCGAGCGTCGCGGCAAGCCCTATGTGCTGGTCGACACCGCCGGCGTGCGGCGCCGCAAGAATGTCCGCGAAGTGGCCGAGAAGTTCTCCATCATCAAGACGCTGGAGGCCATCAAGGAGTGCCACGTCGCCGTCATGGTGCTGGATGCCCGAAGCGGCCTGGTCGAACAGGACCTGCACCTGCTCGACTATGTGCTGACCAGCGGCCGCGCCCTGGTGCTGGCGGTCAACAAGTGGGACGGCCTGGAGCACGAAGCCAAGGAGAAGATGCGCGCCGAGATCAAGCGACGCCTGGGATTCGCCGACTACGCCGAGCTGCACTTCATCTCGGCGCTGCACGGCACCGCGGTGGGCGATCTCTATCCCTCGATCGAGCGCGCCTTCGAATCGGCCAACAGCCACTGGTCGACCAACCGGCTCACCAACATCCTCCGGGATGCCGTGGAGCAGCATCAGCCACCGATGATCCACGGTCGCCGCATCAAGCTGCGCATGGCCCACCAGGGCGGCACCAATCCGCCGATCATCGTGGTTCACGGCAACCAGACGGACTCGTTGCCCGAGGCCTACAAGCGCTACCTGACCAACACCTTCCGCAAGGTGCTCAAGGTACGCGGTACGCCGATGCGCTTCGAGTTCCGCTCGGGCAAGAACCCCTACGACAACATGGCAGGGGCCAACGACCGCGAGAAGGCCAAGAAGCGCGAACTCGATCGCACCCGCTCGGCGCGACGCGACCGGCGCTGA
- the bamB gene encoding outer membrane protein assembly factor BamB, giving the protein MKSTLAITAIAALGLLAGCAGQVDSQNPPRELQDISRSTSVNTLWDEQVGDGLGLGGYLLSPAQDGDTLFAADQHGLVMALNANSGEIRWEQKIDNGVSSGLTAMAGHVYLGTRNGEVISLDQSSGKEVWRSRVSSEVLSAPQINSQLVVVQTIDGNVTALDRTSGAERWVHTASRPSLTLRTTGTPRVIDAVTFAGLANGRLVTLENGSGRPLWEQRIATPEGRSDIERLVDLAGQPVLTRDGRLYVTSYSGRLVALQATSGQELWSRDIASYQTPILIGETLYVVDADSHLLALSASSGDELWRLDDLEGRKLTAPAFADGRLVVGDFAGYLHVIDARNGTLVGRTKVDGSGLSVPPLTDGKRVYALADDGSLEALELKP; this is encoded by the coding sequence ATGAAATCGACCCTGGCGATCACCGCAATCGCGGCACTGGGACTGCTGGCGGGCTGCGCCGGCCAGGTGGATTCGCAGAATCCGCCTCGCGAACTGCAGGACATCTCCCGCAGCACATCCGTGAACACCCTCTGGGACGAGCAGGTCGGCGACGGTCTCGGACTGGGCGGCTACCTTCTCTCGCCCGCCCAGGACGGCGATACCCTGTTCGCCGCCGACCAGCACGGCCTGGTGATGGCGCTGAACGCCAACAGCGGAGAGATCCGCTGGGAGCAGAAGATCGACAATGGCGTTTCCAGCGGTCTGACCGCCATGGCCGGCCACGTCTATCTCGGCACCCGTAACGGCGAAGTCATTTCCCTGGACCAGTCCAGCGGCAAGGAAGTCTGGCGTTCGCGCGTCAGCAGCGAAGTCCTCTCCGCCCCCCAGATCAACAGCCAGCTGGTGGTGGTGCAGACCATCGACGGCAACGTCACCGCCCTGGACCGCACCAGCGGCGCGGAGCGCTGGGTCCATACGGCATCACGCCCCTCGCTGACCCTGCGCACGACCGGTACGCCGCGGGTCATCGACGCGGTCACCTTCGCCGGCCTGGCCAATGGCCGTCTGGTGACCCTCGAGAACGGCAGTGGCCGGCCCCTGTGGGAGCAACGCATCGCCACGCCCGAGGGGCGCAGCGACATCGAGCGCCTGGTCGACCTGGCCGGCCAGCCGGTGTTGACCCGCGACGGGCGCCTCTATGTCACCAGTTACAGTGGCCGCCTGGTCGCCCTCCAGGCCACCAGCGGCCAGGAACTCTGGTCGCGGGACATCGCCAGCTACCAGACGCCAATCCTGATCGGCGAGACCCTCTACGTCGTCGACGCCGACAGCCACCTGCTCGCCCTGTCGGCCAGCAGCGGCGACGAACTCTGGCGCCTCGACGATCTCGAGGGCCGCAAGCTGACAGCTCCCGCCTTCGCCGATGGGCGCTTGGTGGTCGGCGACTTCGCCGGTTACCTGCACGTCATCGATGCCCGGAACGGCACCCTGGTCGGCCGCACCAAGGTCGATGGTTCCGGGCTCAGCGTGCCCCCGCTCACCGATGGCAAACGCGTCTATGCGCTGGCCGACGACGGTAGCCTGGAGGCTCTGGAACTCAAACCATGA
- a CDS encoding YfgM family protein, with product MAELRTEEEQLEAIKRWWKENGVSLLIGAAIAAAGVFGWKTWQDYQAGQAEAASQRYQQLLTLSSQEQLDDAARERAEEVATTLVEEHGGTLYADMAQLLSARLSVEGGDQAAARETLEALIANSEHDYLSGLARLRLARLQVAADEAEAALKTLDGAIPAPLAAQQADIRGDAHFALEQTDQARDAWREALRLAENGERPLYGVQLKLDNLGVQETTS from the coding sequence GTGGCGGAACTGAGAACCGAAGAAGAACAGCTGGAAGCCATCAAGCGCTGGTGGAAGGAAAACGGCGTTTCACTGCTGATCGGCGCGGCGATCGCCGCCGCCGGCGTCTTCGGCTGGAAGACCTGGCAGGATTACCAGGCCGGCCAGGCCGAGGCCGCCTCCCAGCGTTACCAGCAATTGCTGACCCTGAGCAGCCAGGAACAGTTGGACGACGCGGCCCGTGAGCGTGCCGAGGAAGTGGCCACCACCCTCGTCGAGGAGCACGGCGGAACCCTCTATGCCGACATGGCCCAGCTGCTTTCGGCACGCCTGTCGGTGGAAGGCGGCGACCAGGCCGCGGCGCGCGAGACCCTGGAAGCCTTGATCGCCAATAGCGAACATGACTATCTCAGCGGCCTGGCTCGCCTCCGGCTGGCGCGCCTGCAGGTCGCCGCCGATGAGGCCGAAGCGGCCCTGAAGACCCTCGACGGCGCGATTCCCGCTCCCCTGGCCGCTCAGCAGGCGGACATCCGCGGCGATGCCCACTTCGCCCTGGAACAGACCGACCAGGCGCGCGACGCCTGGCGCGAAGCCCTGCGGCTGGCCGAAAACGGCGAGCGCCCGCTCTACGGCGTACAACTCAAGCTCGACAACCTGGGCGTTCAGGAGACCACGTCATGA
- the hisS gene encoding histidine--tRNA ligase encodes MSKKIQAIRGMNDLLPAQAPLWQYFEQQVRTLMGRYGYDEIRTPILEQTALFKRSIGEVTDIVEKEMYTFEDRNGDSLTLRPEGTASCVRAAMENGLLHNQTQRLWYQGPMFRHERPQKGRYRQFHQVGVETFGLEGPDIDAEVILLSARLWKQLGLFEHVTLELNSLGSPEARAAYRDKLVSYFEAHLDVLDEDSRRRLSTNPLRILDSKNPAMADMLADAPRLMDHLDAESREHFERLTAILDAAGIEYVINPRLVRGLDYYSRTVFEWTTEALGSQGTVCAGGRYDGLVEQLGGKPVPAVGFAMGIERLILLLETLELVPDAVHDTLDVYLLPMGEAAEAAALELAERLRDDLPALRLQLHCGGGGFKSRIRKADKSGARLALLLGEEELAENAVTLKFLREEREQRRLSRSELAPALADLLSEA; translated from the coding sequence TTGAGCAAGAAGATCCAGGCCATTCGAGGCATGAACGACCTGCTGCCGGCGCAAGCGCCCCTGTGGCAGTATTTCGAGCAACAGGTTCGCACGCTGATGGGGCGCTACGGATATGACGAGATCCGTACCCCCATCCTCGAGCAGACCGCGCTGTTCAAGCGCTCCATCGGCGAAGTCACCGATATCGTCGAAAAGGAGATGTATACCTTCGAGGACCGCAACGGCGACAGCCTGACCCTGCGACCCGAGGGCACGGCAAGCTGTGTGCGCGCCGCCATGGAAAATGGCCTGCTGCACAACCAGACCCAGCGTCTCTGGTATCAGGGGCCGATGTTCCGCCACGAGCGTCCCCAGAAGGGCCGCTATCGCCAGTTCCATCAGGTCGGCGTGGAAACCTTCGGCCTGGAAGGGCCGGACATCGACGCCGAAGTGATCCTGCTGTCGGCGCGTCTGTGGAAACAGCTCGGCCTGTTCGAGCACGTCACCCTGGAGCTCAACTCCCTGGGGTCGCCGGAGGCCCGCGCCGCTTACCGCGACAAGCTGGTGAGCTACTTCGAGGCGCATCTCGATGTGCTCGACGAGGACTCTCGCCGCCGCCTGTCCACCAACCCGCTGCGCATCCTCGATTCCAAGAATCCGGCCATGGCGGACATGCTGGCCGATGCCCCGCGTCTGATGGACCACCTGGATGCCGAGTCCCGGGAGCACTTCGAGCGCCTCACCGCCATCCTCGACGCCGCCGGTATCGAGTACGTGATCAACCCGCGCCTGGTGCGCGGGCTGGACTATTACTCGCGGACCGTCTTCGAATGGACCACCGAAGCGCTGGGCAGCCAGGGCACGGTGTGCGCCGGGGGACGCTACGACGGCCTGGTCGAGCAGCTCGGCGGCAAGCCGGTGCCGGCGGTCGGCTTCGCCATGGGCATCGAGCGGCTGATCCTGCTGCTCGAGACGCTCGAGCTGGTGCCCGACGCCGTCCACGACACCCTGGATGTCTACCTCTTGCCAATGGGCGAGGCCGCCGAAGCCGCGGCCCTGGAACTGGCCGAACGGCTGCGCGACGACCTGCCGGCACTGCGCCTGCAGCTCCACTGCGGCGGCGGCGGCTTCAAGAGCCGCATCCGCAAGGCCGACAAGAGCGGCGCTCGCCTGGCGCTATTGCTCGGCGAGGAGGAACTCGCCGAGAACGCCGTCACTCTCAAGTTCCTGCGCGAGGAGCGCGAGCAACGCCGTCTCTCACGCAGCGAGCTCGCCCCGGCCCTCGCCGACCTCTTGTCGGAAGCCTGA
- the ispG gene encoding flavodoxin-dependent (E)-4-hydroxy-3-methylbut-2-enyl-diphosphate synthase has protein sequence MHAPSPIQRRQSRRIHVGDVPVGGGAPISVQSMTNTDTLDVDATVAQIQQLENAGADIVRVSVPTMDAAEAFGRIKRAANVPLVADIHFDYRIALRVAELGVDCLRINPGNIGREDRVAAVVSAARDNGIPIRIGVNAGSLEKDLQKKYGEPTPAALVESAMRHIDHLDRLDFPDFKVSVKASDVFMAVAAYRELASRIEQPLHLGITEAGGLRSGTVKSSIGLGMLLMDGIGDTIRVSLAADPVEEIKVGFDMLKSLSLRSKGINFIACPSCSRQNFDVIGTMNALEERLEDVLTPLDVSVIGCVVNGPGEAKESDIGLTGGSPANLVYIDGKPASKLRNDHLVDDLERLIRDKVREKQQAEQDVIARDA, from the coding sequence ATGCACGCACCATCGCCCATCCAACGACGTCAATCTCGCCGCATTCATGTCGGCGACGTCCCGGTCGGAGGCGGCGCCCCCATCTCCGTGCAGAGCATGACCAACACCGACACGCTCGATGTGGATGCTACCGTCGCGCAGATCCAGCAACTGGAGAACGCCGGTGCCGACATCGTGCGCGTCTCGGTGCCGACCATGGACGCCGCCGAGGCCTTCGGCCGCATCAAGCGCGCCGCAAATGTCCCCCTGGTCGCCGATATCCACTTCGACTACCGCATCGCCCTGCGCGTCGCCGAGCTCGGTGTCGATTGCCTGCGCATCAACCCGGGCAACATCGGCCGCGAGGACCGTGTCGCCGCAGTGGTCAGCGCCGCCCGTGACAACGGCATCCCGATCCGCATCGGCGTCAACGCCGGTTCGCTGGAAAAGGACCTGCAGAAGAAGTACGGCGAACCGACCCCGGCAGCGCTGGTCGAATCCGCCATGCGCCACATCGACCACCTAGACCGCCTCGACTTCCCCGACTTCAAGGTCAGCGTCAAGGCCTCCGATGTGTTCATGGCCGTCGCCGCCTACCGGGAGCTCGCCTCGCGCATCGAGCAGCCGCTGCATCTTGGCATCACCGAAGCCGGCGGCCTGCGTTCGGGCACCGTCAAGTCCTCCATCGGGCTTGGCATGTTGCTGATGGACGGCATCGGCGACACCATTCGCGTCTCGCTGGCCGCCGACCCGGTCGAGGAGATCAAGGTCGGCTTCGACATGCTCAAGAGCCTGAGCCTGCGCTCCAAGGGCATCAATTTCATCGCCTGCCCGAGCTGCTCGCGACAGAACTTCGATGTCATCGGCACCATGAACGCCCTCGAGGAGCGTCTGGAAGACGTGCTCACGCCGCTCGATGTCTCGGTCATCGGCTGCGTGGTCAACGGCCCGGGCGAGGCCAAGGAGAGCGACATCGGCCTGACCGGCGGCAGCCCCGCCAACCTCGTCTATATCGACGGCAAGCCGGCCAGCAAGTTGCGCAACGACCACCTGGTCGACGATCTCGAACGACTGATTCGTGACAAGGTCCGCGAGAAGCAGCAGGCCGAACAGGACGTGATCGCCCGGGACGCCTGA
- a CDS encoding RodZ domain-containing protein: MSDTPLQEPDAVTPQASPGELLRRERDALELSREEVAAALNLRPAVIDGLERDSYEEIPIATYRRGYLRSYANLLGLDENRVLAAYKAHFGQDDEHKVTPVHVVSKPPSRLGAWLFRLATLVVIAGLIGLTLMWWQSRGGSQPPAPGDNAPVAVDGLDGSAAVAEDATPAPDGTSAPEESGETAGAVNATGDAEAPTDGEPELLPTTDEASVAETPEATEDASTAEDATASVDGDDASANTDEADVAEANQATQADPRVLNLTFNEQSWTEIFDANNQRVFVGLQEPGTTARVEGDPPFRLTVGNATGVELRWGGETVDLREHAGANNVARFTLGE, from the coding sequence ATGAGCGACACACCCCTCCAGGAACCCGACGCAGTCACGCCCCAGGCCTCGCCTGGCGAGCTGTTGCGTCGGGAGCGGGATGCCCTGGAACTATCGCGCGAGGAGGTCGCCGCGGCCCTCAACCTGCGCCCGGCCGTGATCGATGGCCTGGAGCGCGACAGTTACGAGGAAATACCGATCGCCACCTATCGGCGCGGTTACCTGCGTAGCTACGCCAACCTGCTCGGCCTCGACGAGAATCGAGTGCTGGCGGCCTACAAGGCGCACTTCGGCCAGGACGACGAGCACAAGGTCACCCCCGTGCACGTCGTCAGCAAGCCGCCCTCACGGCTCGGCGCCTGGCTGTTCCGCCTCGCCACCCTGGTCGTCATCGCCGGCCTGATCGGCCTGACGCTGATGTGGTGGCAAAGCCGTGGCGGTAGCCAGCCGCCCGCGCCCGGCGACAACGCCCCGGTTGCGGTCGACGGCCTCGATGGCAGCGCCGCCGTCGCCGAAGATGCCACCCCCGCGCCCGATGGCACCTCGGCCCCCGAGGAGAGCGGCGAAACCGCCGGAGCAGTGAACGCAACCGGCGATGCCGAAGCCCCGACGGACGGCGAGCCGGAGCTGCTGCCGACGACCGACGAGGCATCGGTCGCCGAGACGCCGGAAGCGACGGAAGACGCCTCGACGGCGGAAGACGCAACGGCATCGGTAGACGGCGACGACGCCTCCGCCAACACCGACGAAGCGGACGTCGCCGAGGCCAACCAGGCAACACAGGCCGATCCTCGGGTGCTGAACCTGACCTTCAACGAACAGTCCTGGACCGAGATCTTCGACGCCAACAACCAGCGCGTCTTCGTCGGTCTGCAGGAACCCGGCACCACGGCACGGGTCGAGGGGGATCCGCCCTTTCGCCTGACCGTGGGCAACGCGACCGGCGTCGAGCTCCGCTGGGGCGGTGAAACCGTCGACCTGCGCGAGCACGCCGGTGCCAACAATGTCGCTCGCTTCACCCTGGGAGAGTGA
- the pilW gene encoding type IV pilus biogenesis/stability protein PilW, producing the protein MTGRPSLDGYRQYRIAALLAGAVWLGGCAMRADQPPPDADPAEAYTRLGVAYLARDDLSRASEALDHALKLAPDDAEARQAMAMVHHRRGDDALAEENFRAALRDAPDLTRARNNYAAFLYDQGRIREACQQLQRASEDTHYTNRAQLLVNLGRCQRATGNEAAARASFERALRIDPGRPGSHLHLAELDVAQGRLASAERHLERYRRQAGQDALSARLAEVIARARDDHDRPATSRGTP; encoded by the coding sequence ATGACGGGTCGCCCGAGTCTCGACGGCTACCGACAGTACCGCATCGCGGCTCTTCTGGCCGGCGCTGTCTGGCTGGGTGGCTGCGCCATGCGTGCCGACCAGCCGCCGCCGGACGCCGACCCTGCCGAGGCCTACACGCGACTCGGCGTGGCCTACCTGGCGCGTGACGACCTTTCGCGTGCTTCGGAGGCCCTCGACCACGCCCTGAAGCTGGCCCCCGATGACGCCGAAGCGCGACAGGCCATGGCCATGGTGCATCACCGCCGCGGCGACGACGCCCTGGCCGAAGAGAACTTCCGTGCGGCGCTGCGTGATGCTCCCGATCTTACCCGGGCACGCAACAACTACGCCGCCTTCCTGTATGATCAGGGACGTATTCGAGAGGCGTGCCAGCAGTTGCAACGCGCGAGCGAGGACACTCACTACACCAACCGGGCTCAATTGCTCGTCAACCTGGGACGTTGCCAACGCGCGACCGGCAACGAAGCGGCGGCGCGAGCCAGCTTCGAACGCGCCTTGCGCATCGATCCCGGTCGGCCCGGCAGTCATCTGCACCTCGCCGAGCTCGATGTCGCGCAAGGGCGACTCGCCAGCGCCGAACGGCACCTGGAACGTTATCGGCGCCAGGCAGGCCAGGATGCGCTATCGGCTCGCCTGGCCGAGGTCATCGCCCGCGCCCGTGACGACCATGATCGGCCGGCAACCTCGCGCGGCACGCCCTGA
- the rlmN gene encoding 23S rRNA (adenine(2503)-C(2))-methyltransferase RlmN gives MTADTAPQRPNLLGMTREEMEAFFLSIGEKKFRAAQVMKWIHQEGCSDFASMTNLSKALRAQLSEVAEIRGPSVVYEGTSSDGTRKWVLEVEDGSYVETVLIPADNGKRRTLCVSSQVGCSLDCSFCSTGKQGFQRNLTAAEIIGQVWVASNSFGPRHDTANRPVTNVVMMGMGEPLLNYDNVVPAMKLMLDDNGYSLSKRRVTLSTSGVVPMLDRLGDELDVSLAISLHAANDELRSELVPLNRKYNIRTLLDACQRYLAKCDDTRMVTIEYTLIKDVNDQQEHARQLAELLQELPSKINLIPFNPFPHSGYETPSRNQVKRFQQWLADLGYTAPIRSTRGDDIDAACGQLVGRVKDRTRRHERYIQSIQLDAD, from the coding sequence ATGACCGCTGATACCGCCCCACAACGCCCCAACCTGCTCGGCATGACGCGCGAGGAAATGGAGGCTTTCTTCCTTTCCATCGGCGAGAAGAAGTTTCGCGCCGCCCAGGTGATGAAATGGATTCACCAGGAAGGCTGCAGCGACTTCGCGTCCATGACCAACCTGTCCAAGGCCTTGCGGGCGCAGCTCTCCGAGGTCGCCGAGATACGCGGGCCCAGTGTGGTCTACGAAGGCACCTCCAGCGACGGCACCCGCAAGTGGGTACTGGAAGTGGAGGATGGCAGCTACGTCGAAACGGTGCTGATCCCGGCCGACAACGGCAAGCGCCGCACGCTGTGCGTCTCGTCCCAGGTCGGCTGCTCGCTGGATTGCAGTTTCTGCTCCACGGGCAAGCAGGGCTTCCAGCGCAACCTCACCGCCGCCGAGATCATCGGCCAGGTGTGGGTCGCCAGCAACAGCTTCGGGCCGCGCCACGACACGGCCAACCGTCCCGTCACCAATGTGGTGATGATGGGCATGGGCGAGCCGCTGCTGAATTACGACAATGTCGTCCCGGCGATGAAGCTGATGCTCGACGACAACGGCTACAGCCTCTCCAAGCGCCGCGTCACCCTTTCCACATCCGGCGTGGTGCCGATGCTCGACCGCCTCGGCGACGAGCTCGACGTGAGCCTGGCCATCTCGCTGCATGCCGCCAATGACGAGCTGCGCAGCGAACTGGTGCCGCTCAACCGCAAGTACAACATTCGTACCCTGCTCGATGCCTGCCAGCGTTACCTGGCCAAGTGCGACGACACCCGCATGGTCACCATCGAGTACACCCTGATCAAGGACGTCAACGATCAGCAGGAGCATGCCCGCCAGCTCGCCGAGCTGCTGCAGGAGCTGCCCAGCAAGATCAACCTGATTCCGTTCAATCCGTTCCCCCACTCGGGATACGAGACACCATCGCGCAACCAGGTGAAGCGCTTCCAGCAATGGCTCGCCGATCTCGGTTACACGGCGCCGATCCGCTCCACCCGCGGCGACGACATCGACGCCGCCTGCGGCCAGCTGGTGGGCCGCGTCAAGGACCGCACACGACGCCACGAGCGCTACATCCAGTCGATCCAGCTCGACGCCGACTGA
- the ndk gene encoding nucleoside-diphosphate kinase, translating into MATERTLSIIKPDAVAKNVIGEIESRFEKAGLKIVAAKMLQLSQEQAEGFYAEHKERPFFGDLVGFMTSGPVVVQVLEGENAIAANRDLMGATNPKEAEAGTIRADYAQSIDANAVHGSDSPESAAREIAYFFEESEICSR; encoded by the coding sequence ATGGCCACTGAACGTACCCTGTCCATCATCAAGCCCGACGCCGTCGCCAAGAACGTCATCGGCGAGATCGAAAGCCGTTTCGAGAAGGCCGGTCTGAAGATCGTCGCCGCCAAGATGCTGCAGCTCTCCCAGGAGCAGGCCGAAGGCTTCTACGCCGAGCACAAGGAGCGTCCTTTCTTCGGTGACCTGGTCGGCTTCATGACCTCCGGTCCGGTCGTGGTCCAGGTGCTCGAAGGCGAGAACGCCATCGCCGCCAACCGCGACCTGATGGGCGCCACCAACCCCAAGGAAGCCGAGGCCGGCACCATTCGCGCCGACTATGCTCAGTCCATCGACGCCAACGCCGTCCATGGCTCCGACTCTCCGGAGTCCGCGGCGCGCGAAATCGCCTACTTCTTCGAGGAAAGCGAGATCTGCTCGCGCTGA